The following are from one region of the Hydrogenimonas sp. SS33 genome:
- a CDS encoding ribbon-helix-helix domain-containing protein, with amino-acid sequence MLSVRLNEEMEKKLEKLAKSTKRPKSFFVREALENYLDDMIDYYEAMQRKNDPHRELITMEEMEKALGL; translated from the coding sequence ATGCTTTCGGTCAGATTGAACGAAGAGATGGAAAAAAAGCTTGAAAAACTGGCGAAAAGCACCAAACGTCCCAAAAGTTTTTTCGTCAGAGAGGCACTGGAAAATTATCTGGATGACATGATCGACTATTACGAAGCGATGCAACGAAAAAACGATCCCCACCGTGAATTGATCACGATGGAAGAGATGGAAAAAGCACTCGGACTCTGA
- a CDS encoding type II toxin-antitoxin system RelE/ParE family toxin gives MDYRILFDKKAEKDLKKIDKVWQKKILQSVREAIAKEPYRGKRLLGNWSPFFRWRVGDYRIIYDIDDTTVTIEVIRIRHRKEVY, from the coding sequence GTGGATTACCGTATTCTTTTTGATAAAAAGGCCGAAAAAGATCTGAAAAAGATCGATAAAGTATGGCAAAAGAAAATTTTGCAATCCGTCAGGGAAGCCATCGCCAAAGAGCCTTACCGTGGAAAACGGCTGCTGGGAAACTGGTCCCCTTTTTTCCGTTGGAGAGTCGGAGACTACAGAATCATCTACGATATAGACGACACCACCGTTACCATAGAGGTCATCCGCATCCGGCATCGAAAAGAAGTTTATTAG
- a CDS encoding DNA polymerase III subunit gamma/tau produces MSQALALKYRPRRFEDLIGQDSVSQTLAMALDQNRLGHAYLFSGLRGSGKTSTARIFSKALLCEHGPTSKPCDVCEQCTMANEGRHIDIIEMDAASSRKIDDIRDLIEHTKYKPSIGRYKVFIIDEVHMLTKEAFNALLKTLEEPPEFVKFILATTDPLKLPATILSRTQHFRFKKIARPLVVKHLEYILNTEGIGFEPEALEILARSGSGSLRDTLTLLDQAIVYSKNHVDVATVTRMLGIIDPEFLETLFGAVLQRDEAALREHLKTLENYEAEMVIDEMSLFLKEKLLKNDPAYSPMLLERFYRILADAKPLLAMGSDGDFVLSLTLFKLVEAMNIKEIDEMIEMLEEELSCGRRETGISKRKTVNSERKTEVTAGAEIQRGNTQKPAEPNRDRTSNDRDSSVPDSRPPIPDNTLRFKKLIEKLYDRNAELGRAFEESIEFVSFDGGVLSWASHAQGSNRELLKTHFGIVRHFVQEVFGIGTKIQLVKSDNPPSNQASAADGSLREEKAEKEEETAPSGEAPLPDANAATHTASMVEDVDCNNESCISGHCSEPPQAREIDRAEILNDPMVQKAKELFGAKKIVIRNKV; encoded by the coding sequence TTGTCACAGGCGCTCGCACTCAAATACCGGCCCCGTCGTTTCGAAGATCTCATCGGCCAGGATTCCGTCTCCCAGACGCTGGCGATGGCACTCGACCAGAACCGGCTGGGGCATGCCTATCTCTTTTCCGGCCTGCGGGGGAGCGGAAAGACCTCCACCGCCCGCATCTTCTCCAAAGCGCTGCTCTGCGAGCACGGCCCGACGTCCAAACCCTGCGACGTCTGCGAGCAGTGCACCATGGCCAACGAGGGGCGGCATATCGACATCATCGAAATGGACGCCGCATCCAGCCGTAAAATCGACGATATCCGCGACCTCATCGAGCATACCAAGTACAAACCCTCCATCGGGCGCTACAAGGTCTTCATTATCGACGAAGTGCATATGCTCACCAAAGAGGCCTTCAACGCACTGCTCAAAACCCTGGAAGAGCCGCCGGAGTTCGTGAAGTTCATCCTGGCCACCACCGACCCGCTCAAGCTGCCGGCGACGATTCTGAGCCGCACCCAGCACTTCAGGTTCAAAAAGATCGCCAGACCGCTGGTCGTCAAGCATCTTGAATATATTCTCAACACGGAAGGCATCGGTTTCGAGCCCGAAGCCCTGGAGATTCTCGCCAGAAGCGGCAGCGGGTCTCTGCGCGACACCCTGACTCTGCTGGACCAGGCCATCGTCTACTCCAAAAACCATGTGGATGTCGCCACCGTCACCCGCATGCTGGGCATCATCGACCCCGAATTTCTCGAAACCCTTTTCGGCGCCGTACTGCAACGCGACGAAGCGGCCCTGCGGGAGCATCTCAAAACGCTGGAAAACTACGAGGCGGAGATGGTCATCGACGAAATGAGCCTCTTTCTCAAAGAGAAACTCCTCAAAAACGACCCCGCCTACTCCCCCATGCTTCTGGAGCGTTTCTACCGCATCCTCGCCGACGCCAAACCGCTGCTGGCCATGGGGAGCGACGGCGATTTCGTCCTCTCCCTGACCCTTTTCAAACTCGTCGAAGCCATGAATATCAAAGAGATCGACGAGATGATCGAAATGCTCGAGGAGGAGCTTTCTTGCGGCAGACGGGAAACGGGAATTAGTAAACGGAAAACAGTGAACAGTGAACGGAAAACGGAAGTAACGGCAGGAGCCGAAATACAAAGAGGCAACACCCAGAAACCGGCAGAACCGAATCGGGATCGAACGTCAAACGACCGTGACAGCTCCGTTCCCGATTCCCGACCTCCGATTCCCGACAACACCCTCCGCTTCAAAAAACTGATCGAAAAACTCTACGACCGCAACGCCGAATTGGGCCGGGCCTTCGAGGAGAGCATCGAATTCGTCAGTTTCGACGGCGGCGTCCTCTCCTGGGCAAGCCATGCCCAGGGGAGCAACAGGGAATTGCTCAAAACCCATTTCGGCATCGTCCGCCACTTCGTCCAGGAAGTCTTCGGCATCGGGACCAAGATCCAGTTGGTCAAGTCGGACAACCCGCCGTCAAACCAAGCCTCCGCCGCCGACGGGAGCCTCCGGGAGGAGAAGGCGGAAAAAGAGGAAGAAACAGCGCCCTCCGGCGAAGCACCGCTGCCCGACGCCAATGCGGCGACCCACACCGCCTCCATGGTGGAGGATGTCGACTGCAACAACGAAAGCTGCATCAGCGGCCACTGCAGCGAACCGCCCCAGGCCAGGGAGATCGACAGAGCCGAGATTCTCAACGACCCCATGGTCCAAAAGGCCAAAGAGCTCTTCGGCGCCAAAAAGATCGTCATTCGCAACAAGGTGTGA
- a CDS encoding SH3 domain-containing protein, whose amino-acid sequence MGKSVSLFASLLLLLWLTGCGPKQPATPALYSDITPFLQAAPAPLGTKEATRLYTDFLAHRYAPWQMEELNITCEEAAWTYDHYRNRKLIGENLRPIPAETLEKWIDNARFEAFNSLHIRAITTHPTSLRLLPTDKPIFYDPALPGEGFPFDTNQNSGLKAMTPLLVSHLSRDGGWAFVQSPFAIGWVRVRDIVALKEAMAEKIMETPLAVWLDENGPVKDTGNYFLFYAKLGTLFPVESRTDGEYRLAVVQNCSGIAHFRDAETDACRAEAMPLAMTRENIARVAERLLDEPYGWGGLYRDRDCSAMTRDFFAPFGIWLPRNSSAQANVGRKILLKGLESAEKERLIIEKGVPFRTLIHLPGHIMLYVGHRNGRAYVMHNLWGIRTEENGRYIIGKAVITDLHPGENLPGVDRDDLLVNRIDSMNIVVE is encoded by the coding sequence ATGGGAAAAAGCGTCTCTCTGTTCGCCTCTCTCTTATTGCTGCTCTGGTTGACGGGCTGTGGCCCCAAACAGCCCGCCACGCCGGCTCTTTACAGTGATATCACGCCGTTTCTGCAGGCGGCTCCGGCGCCTTTGGGCACAAAGGAGGCGACACGCCTCTACACCGACTTCCTCGCACACCGGTACGCGCCTTGGCAGATGGAAGAGCTCAACATCACCTGCGAAGAGGCGGCCTGGACATATGACCACTACCGCAACAGAAAACTGATCGGCGAAAATCTTCGTCCCATTCCGGCAGAAACTCTGGAAAAATGGATCGACAACGCCCGTTTCGAGGCTTTCAACTCTCTGCATATCCGCGCCATTACGACACACCCCACCTCTTTGCGGCTTCTTCCGACCGATAAGCCGATCTTCTACGACCCCGCCCTGCCCGGCGAGGGTTTCCCTTTCGACACCAACCAGAACAGCGGCCTCAAGGCGATGACCCCGCTTCTCGTCTCCCACCTGAGCCGTGACGGCGGATGGGCCTTCGTGCAGTCTCCTTTCGCCATCGGATGGGTTCGTGTGCGGGATATCGTCGCCCTGAAAGAGGCTATGGCGGAAAAGATCATGGAAACCCCTCTTGCCGTATGGCTCGACGAGAACGGCCCCGTCAAAGATACGGGCAACTATTTTCTCTTTTACGCCAAACTGGGGACACTCTTTCCCGTCGAATCCCGGACGGATGGAGAGTATCGGCTCGCGGTTGTGCAAAACTGCAGCGGCATCGCCCATTTCAGAGATGCCGAGACTGATGCCTGCCGGGCAGAAGCGATGCCCCTCGCCATGACCCGGGAAAACATCGCCCGCGTAGCGGAGCGGCTCCTGGACGAACCCTACGGATGGGGCGGCCTCTACCGGGACAGAGACTGCTCCGCCATGACCCGTGACTTTTTCGCACCCTTCGGCATCTGGCTTCCACGCAACTCCTCGGCTCAGGCGAATGTCGGCAGGAAAATCCTCTTGAAAGGGTTGGAGAGTGCCGAAAAAGAGCGCCTGATCATCGAAAAGGGCGTTCCCTTCCGCACCCTCATCCACCTGCCCGGCCACATTATGCTCTATGTCGGGCACCGAAACGGCAGGGCCTACGTCATGCACAACCTCTGGGGCATCCGAACCGAAGAGAACGGACGATATATCATCGGCAAAGCGGTTATCACCGACCTGCATCCGGGTGAGAACCTTCCCGGTGTCGACAGAGACGACCTTCTTGTAAATCGGATCGATTCGATGAACATCGTTGTGGAGTGA
- a CDS encoding BrnT family toxin, producing MEFEYDPLKSRSNLQKHGIDFEQAKVLWEDERMVEIPLSFPDEPRQLFIGNVNGKIWSAVTTRRNGKIRIISVRRARKKEIEIYDNS from the coding sequence ATGGAATTTGAATATGATCCTCTCAAAAGCAGATCAAACCTTCAAAAACACGGTATTGATTTCGAGCAGGCAAAAGTACTTTGGGAGGATGAGAGAATGGTAGAAATTCCTCTCTCATTTCCTGATGAACCCAGACAACTGTTCATCGGGAATGTGAATGGGAAAATTTGGAGTGCCGTTACAACCAGGAGAAACGGAAAGATACGGATTATTTCCGTTAGACGAGCCAGAAAAAAGGAGATTGAAATTTATGATAACAGCTGA
- a CDS encoding CopG family antitoxin — MITAEEFDKKFDDNEDIEAYIDWSKATRPNLEQKRVNLDLPMWMIDRLDREAKRLGVARQAIMKIFLAEKLEKLSS; from the coding sequence ATGATAACAGCTGAAGAGTTTGACAAAAAGTTTGACGATAACGAAGATATCGAAGCCTATATCGATTGGAGCAAAGCGACGCGCCCCAATCTGGAACAAAAGAGGGTCAATCTGGACCTTCCGATGTGGATGATCGATCGGCTCGATCGGGAGGCCAAAAGGCTGGGAGTCGCACGTCAGGCTATCATGAAAATTTTCCTGGCGGAAAAACTGGAAAAGCTCTCATCCTAA
- a CDS encoding 3-methyladenine DNA glycosylase, with amino-acid sequence MTNSYELLEALHMQDFPIQERDPWWWPNSGSYEVVIGALLTQNTRWQKVEEALENLRGLDALDMEGLAQLDEATLREAIKPAGFYNTKAKRLKLLNQAIRDKFGDFETFQVEVDRPWLLGKKGVGEETADAILNYACYREAMVVDAYTAVLLKALGYEFESYRAIQAWLIEGLKDYDIKVRALFPTLPKAQIYALFHGMIVEYCKRYKKGKRVDTAPLG; translated from the coding sequence ATGACAAACAGTTACGAACTTCTCGAAGCATTGCACATGCAGGATTTTCCCATTCAGGAGCGTGACCCCTGGTGGTGGCCCAACAGCGGGAGCTACGAAGTGGTTATCGGTGCGCTCCTGACCCAGAATACACGGTGGCAGAAGGTGGAGGAGGCACTGGAAAACCTGCGCGGGCTGGATGCGTTGGATATGGAAGGATTGGCGCAGCTTGACGAAGCGACGCTGCGGGAAGCGATCAAGCCCGCCGGTTTCTACAATACCAAGGCCAAACGCCTCAAACTGCTGAACCAGGCCATCCGCGACAAATTTGGCGATTTCGAAACTTTTCAGGTAGAGGTGGACCGCCCCTGGCTGCTTGGCAAAAAAGGGGTCGGCGAGGAGACCGCGGACGCGATTTTGAACTACGCCTGCTACCGGGAAGCGATGGTTGTGGACGCCTACACCGCGGTGCTTTTGAAAGCGCTGGGGTACGAGTTCGAGAGTTACAGAGCCATTCAGGCGTGGCTGATAGAGGGGCTGAAAGATTACGATATCAAAGTCAGAGCCCTCTTCCCGACCCTGCCGAAGGCGCAGATCTACGCCCTTTTCCACGGCATGATCGTGGAGTACTGCAAACGGTATAAAAAAGGCAAACGGGTCGACACTGCCCCGTTAGGATGA
- a CDS encoding TIGR00282 family metallophosphoesterase, translating to MKLGFIGDIVGRPGRKMVKTFVPKLRESEGLDFVVANYENASHGFGLTEKNAKELFAAGIDVMTGGNHTWDKKEIAGLLESMPLLRPANYPEGVPGRGMRIFEVGGETLAVVNIMGHYGMPMVENPFRSAANLVETLRAEGIRHIVMDFHAEATSEKRAMLMMLKDSASVIVGTHTHVGTDDLVIDAGCGYVTDIGLTGCRDNVIGMDAKVPIERFLTGLPGRFDVPDKCRAMLQMIVFELREGRCADAYKVRCYDDGKMEVSLKARVEEAV from the coding sequence ATGAAGCTCGGTTTTATCGGCGACATCGTCGGGCGGCCGGGGCGGAAGATGGTGAAAACCTTCGTTCCGAAACTGCGGGAGAGCGAAGGGTTGGATTTCGTCGTCGCCAACTATGAAAACGCCAGCCATGGATTCGGCCTGACGGAAAAGAATGCCAAAGAGCTTTTTGCCGCCGGTATCGACGTGATGACCGGGGGCAACCATACGTGGGACAAAAAGGAGATCGCCGGGCTGTTGGAGTCGATGCCTCTGCTGCGCCCCGCCAACTATCCCGAGGGGGTGCCAGGCCGGGGCATGCGCATTTTCGAAGTGGGGGGCGAAACGCTGGCGGTCGTGAACATTATGGGGCATTACGGTATGCCGATGGTGGAGAACCCCTTTCGCAGCGCGGCGAATCTGGTGGAGACGCTTCGGGCGGAGGGGATCAGGCATATCGTCATGGACTTTCATGCCGAAGCGACCAGCGAGAAGCGGGCGATGCTGATGATGCTCAAAGATTCCGCCAGCGTCATCGTCGGCACCCATACCCATGTCGGCACCGATGACCTGGTCATCGACGCGGGGTGCGGCTATGTCACCGACATCGGCCTGACGGGCTGCAGGGACAATGTCATCGGTATGGACGCCAAAGTCCCCATCGAGCGGTTCCTGACCGGCCTGCCCGGACGCTTCGACGTGCCCGACAAGTGCAGGGCGATGCTGCAGATGATCGTTTTCGAACTGCGGGAGGGGCGTTGTGCCGACGCCTACAAAGTGCGCTGTTACGACGACGGAAAGATGGAAGTTTCACTCAAGGCGAGGGTGGAGGAGGCCGTTTGA
- a CDS encoding histidine phosphatase family protein, whose amino-acid sequence MKELFILRHAKSSWDDPALADFDRPLNHRGKEDAPLMGEHLKKLGIKPDLIVSSPAKRAKKTAKIVAEKIGYDVARIEWRDGIYEASPQSLLYLVCQLPDDAKRVMIVGHNPGLTMLANLLGDVAIDNIPTAGIVGIAFDAKSWDDACRMKGHTVLFDYPKKLKREK is encoded by the coding sequence ATGAAAGAACTTTTCATACTGCGCCACGCCAAGTCGAGTTGGGACGACCCGGCGCTGGCTGATTTCGACCGGCCCCTGAACCATCGCGGCAAAGAGGATGCCCCGCTGATGGGGGAGCATTTGAAGAAACTGGGGATCAAACCGGACCTCATCGTGTCGTCGCCTGCCAAACGGGCGAAGAAGACGGCGAAGATCGTCGCCGAGAAAATCGGCTACGATGTCGCCAGGATCGAGTGGCGCGACGGGATCTACGAAGCCTCGCCCCAGTCGCTGCTCTATCTGGTCTGCCAGCTTCCCGACGATGCCAAGCGGGTCATGATCGTGGGCCACAACCCGGGCCTGACGATGCTCGCCAATCTGCTGGGGGATGTCGCCATCGACAACATTCCTACCGCAGGCATCGTCGGTATCGCTTTCGACGCCAAAAGCTGGGATGATGCGTGCCGGATGAAAGGGCATACGGTGCTGTTCGACTACCCGAAAAAACTGAAGAGAGAGAAATGA
- a CDS encoding S8 family serine peptidase, whose protein sequence is MRRGALVSAIAATALLALLTGCGGGGGGSGGQPFTCSKQDYNKTGLPALPPIHTLAANPLYYQQWAIHYDRGFYVANGISDEASIHMDGDHRFLGRHIKVAVIDDGLDVHHPDLQGRVVATYDVESGTTDVTPPRDEDNHGTEVSGVIAADNNDIGPVGVAPDVDLYFIRLPFNQNISTSQIVEAFQKAREWGVDVVNCSWGSGDVSDSVRSAIVDLARSGRNGKGTVIVFAAGNEDQYIGNDESSIPEVIAVGATDRDNLRTYYSNYGSSLDIMAPGGEYSGEYIGITTLDQSGRAGESSGDYLVYDDDNAFAGTSAAAPIVTGVVAQLLEANPNLTREDVYNAVTCNADKIGGIRYDNQGFNIYYGYGKINASRSLDAVR, encoded by the coding sequence ATGAGAAGGGGAGCTCTTGTTTCGGCGATAGCGGCAACGGCGCTTTTGGCCCTTTTGACAGGCTGTGGCGGAGGCGGAGGCGGCAGCGGTGGACAACCGTTCACCTGCAGCAAGCAGGATTACAACAAAACCGGTCTGCCTGCACTGCCGCCTATACATACACTTGCCGCCAATCCTCTCTATTATCAGCAGTGGGCGATTCATTACGACAGGGGTTTCTATGTCGCCAACGGTATCAGTGACGAAGCCTCCATTCATATGGACGGTGACCACCGTTTTCTGGGGCGCCATATCAAGGTTGCGGTCATCGACGACGGGCTCGATGTGCATCATCCCGATCTGCAGGGAAGAGTCGTCGCCACATACGATGTCGAAAGCGGAACGACCGATGTAACACCGCCGCGGGATGAGGACAATCACGGTACGGAGGTGTCGGGGGTCATTGCCGCCGATAACAACGACATCGGCCCGGTCGGTGTGGCACCGGATGTCGATCTTTACTTCATCCGCCTTCCTTTCAATCAAAATATATCGACAAGTCAGATTGTGGAGGCCTTTCAGAAGGCGCGGGAATGGGGGGTCGATGTGGTCAATTGCAGTTGGGGAAGCGGCGATGTGAGCGATTCGGTAAGAAGCGCCATTGTCGATTTGGCCCGCAGCGGCCGGAATGGAAAGGGAACGGTCATCGTCTTCGCAGCGGGCAACGAAGATCAATATATCGGCAACGACGAATCCTCTATTCCCGAAGTCATTGCCGTGGGTGCCACAGACCGTGACAATCTGAGAACCTATTACAGCAACTATGGCAGCAGTTTGGATATCATGGCGCCTGGCGGAGAGTATAGCGGAGAGTATATCGGTATCACGACACTGGATCAGAGCGGAAGGGCGGGAGAAAGCAGTGGAGACTACCTGGTTTATGACGATGACAACGCATTTGCCGGGACCTCCGCCGCAGCCCCTATCGTAACCGGTGTCGTGGCACAGCTTCTGGAAGCCAACCCCAATCTTACCAGGGAAGATGTCTACAATGCCGTTACCTGCAATGCGGATAAAATCGGTGGAATCAGATATGACAACCAAGGTTTCAATATCTATTACGGCTATGGAAAAATCAATGCAAGCCGCTCCCTGGATGCGGTCCGATAG
- the mfd gene encoding transcription-repair coupling factor, whose amino-acid sequence MIETRLYDYLQNRRPDILIVEDDKEAQTAATVAAIHGIESVVLPDFRATFGEDLRSWREELLALNDALKRYYTGIGNRKSGKGKREAGVVLVAPFHTLLYPLPKPELLQTFAVEFGEELDLNALKERFYAWGYTFVDVVEAPGEVSVRGDIIDIFSPGSEKPWRISLFDTEVESIRTFEVETQKSNKEEEIERIVIEPALFSLEKEAFEALNDRCAGSDADVFVKDAASLGLWYLRESAQDLLAGREAVLAKPMAEEISFAYEHAGNALPQSRFKLPVVPETTRIKAIEPINVDLLTDQYPDRELVLVAESDALVRRAPVKELARARVVKASGIVHLLTPESIVVSLNKPFRKRAKKRPAILLDDLKPGDYVVHEQYGVGIFKGIEPHQVLGATRDFVHIQYQNDDALLLPVENLEMIDRYIAEGGSLPVLDRLGKGGFGRLKAKVKEKLFAIASEIVNMSAQRMLIKGAVIRTDFPELAQFREAAGFEYTPDQVQAVEEIFADLSSGRVMDRLLSGDVGFGKTEVAMNAILAVAKSGYQSAFVVPTTLLSAQHYKSVKARLEPFGVRIDKLDRFTTAKQKRLILQRLADGELDLVIGTHALLGAAFKNLGLVVIDEEHKFGVKQKEALKQMSADVHVLSMSATPIPRSLNMALSKIKGYSELRTPPMERKGVRTFVKSFDETVVKEAVLRELRRGGQLFYVYNSIAGIESKKKELLEVLPDLRILILHSKITAAQTEKEMLRFEAGEYDLLLSTSIIESGIHLPKVNTMIVDGADRFGMADLHQLRGRVGRGKVEGYCYFLVEDKDALSDQAKRRLIALESNSFLGSGAVLAYHDLEIRGGGNLIGESQSGHIKQIGYALYLKMLEDAIRALTQEGTPQRKSVEVKLSITAYISDELVPHDRVRLELYRRLSACGEPHDVVEIEREIEDRFGKPDLPTRQFLDLVTIKVLAAKKGVERIMNYNENITIQYNEEKKEHLKARSRDDDDLIDTVLKALRK is encoded by the coding sequence ATGATTGAAACCCGACTTTATGACTATTTACAAAACCGCCGTCCCGACATTCTCATCGTCGAAGACGACAAGGAGGCGCAGACCGCCGCCACCGTCGCGGCGATTCACGGCATCGAGAGTGTGGTGCTTCCCGATTTTCGGGCCACCTTCGGCGAAGACCTCCGCAGTTGGCGGGAGGAACTTCTCGCCCTCAACGACGCGCTGAAACGCTACTATACGGGAATCGGGAATCGGAAATCGGGAAAAGGGAAACGGGAAGCGGGCGTGGTGCTGGTGGCGCCTTTTCATACGCTGCTCTACCCGCTGCCCAAGCCGGAGCTTTTGCAGACATTTGCCGTCGAATTCGGCGAAGAGCTCGACCTGAACGCCCTCAAAGAGCGCTTCTACGCCTGGGGCTACACTTTCGTCGATGTGGTGGAAGCGCCCGGGGAGGTGTCGGTGCGGGGCGACATTATCGACATCTTCAGTCCCGGCAGCGAAAAGCCCTGGCGCATCAGCCTTTTCGATACGGAGGTGGAGAGTATCCGCACCTTCGAAGTAGAGACCCAGAAATCGAACAAAGAGGAGGAGATCGAGCGCATCGTGATCGAACCGGCTCTCTTTTCGCTGGAAAAGGAGGCTTTCGAGGCGCTCAACGACCGCTGCGCCGGCAGCGATGCCGACGTCTTCGTCAAGGATGCCGCCTCCCTGGGGCTCTGGTACCTGCGGGAGTCGGCCCAAGACCTTCTGGCGGGGCGCGAGGCGGTGCTGGCCAAACCGATGGCCGAAGAGATCAGCTTCGCCTACGAACATGCCGGAAACGCCCTTCCCCAAAGCCGTTTCAAGCTGCCCGTCGTGCCCGAGACGACGCGCATCAAAGCGATCGAGCCGATCAACGTGGACCTGCTGACCGACCAGTACCCCGACAGGGAGCTGGTGCTGGTGGCCGAGAGCGACGCGCTGGTGCGGCGCGCCCCCGTCAAGGAGCTGGCCCGCGCCAGGGTCGTGAAGGCCTCCGGCATCGTCCATCTGCTCACCCCCGAGAGCATTGTCGTTTCGCTGAACAAACCTTTCAGGAAACGGGCCAAAAAGCGCCCCGCCATTCTGCTGGACGACCTGAAGCCGGGCGATTACGTGGTCCACGAGCAGTACGGCGTGGGTATCTTCAAAGGGATCGAACCCCATCAGGTGCTGGGGGCGACCCGCGATTTCGTCCATATCCAGTACCAAAACGACGACGCTTTGTTGCTGCCAGTGGAAAACCTGGAGATGATCGACCGCTACATCGCCGAAGGGGGAAGCCTGCCGGTGCTCGACCGCCTGGGCAAAGGGGGCTTCGGGCGGCTCAAGGCGAAGGTGAAGGAGAAGCTCTTCGCCATCGCTTCCGAAATCGTCAACATGTCGGCGCAGCGGATGCTGATCAAAGGGGCGGTCATTCGCACCGATTTCCCGGAACTGGCGCAGTTTCGCGAAGCGGCGGGTTTCGAGTATACCCCCGACCAGGTCCAGGCGGTGGAGGAGATTTTCGCCGACCTCTCCAGCGGGCGGGTGATGGACAGGCTGCTCAGCGGCGATGTTGGGTTCGGCAAGACCGAAGTGGCGATGAACGCCATCTTGGCGGTGGCGAAGTCGGGCTACCAGAGCGCTTTCGTCGTCCCCACCACCCTGTTGAGCGCCCAGCACTACAAAAGCGTCAAAGCGCGGCTGGAGCCCTTCGGCGTGCGTATCGACAAGCTCGACCGCTTCACCACGGCCAAGCAGAAACGGCTGATTTTGCAGCGGCTCGCCGACGGCGAGCTGGACCTGGTCATCGGCACCCATGCCCTGCTGGGGGCGGCTTTCAAGAACCTGGGGCTGGTGGTCATCGACGAAGAGCACAAGTTCGGTGTGAAGCAGAAGGAGGCGCTCAAACAGATGAGCGCGGATGTGCACGTGCTCTCCATGAGCGCCACCCCGATACCGAGAAGCCTCAATATGGCCCTCTCCAAAATCAAAGGCTACAGCGAACTGCGCACCCCGCCGATGGAGCGCAAGGGGGTGCGCACCTTCGTCAAGAGTTTCGACGAAACGGTGGTCAAGGAGGCGGTGCTGCGCGAACTGCGAAGGGGCGGACAGCTCTTTTACGTCTACAACTCCATCGCCGGCATCGAGAGCAAGAAAAAGGAGCTTCTGGAGGTGCTGCCCGACCTGCGCATCCTGATTCTCCACTCCAAAATTACGGCGGCACAGACCGAAAAGGAGATGCTCCGTTTCGAAGCGGGGGAGTACGACCTTCTGCTTTCGACCTCCATCATCGAGTCGGGGATCCACCTGCCCAAGGTCAATACGATGATCGTCGACGGGGCCGACCGTTTCGGCATGGCGGACCTGCACCAGCTGCGCGGGCGCGTGGGCCGGGGCAAGGTGGAGGGCTACTGCTACTTTCTCGTGGAGGACAAGGATGCCCTCAGCGACCAGGCGAAGCGGCGGCTCATCGCCCTGGAGTCCAACAGCTTTTTAGGCAGCGGCGCGGTGCTGGCCTACCACGATCTGGAGATCCGCGGTGGCGGCAACCTGATCGGAGAGAGCCAGAGCGGGCACATCAAACAGATCGGCTACGCGCTCTACCTGAAGATGCTGGAAGACGCTATCCGCGCCCTGACCCAGGAGGGCACGCCCCAGCGAAAGAGTGTGGAGGTCAAGCTCTCCATCACCGCCTACATCTCCGACGAGCTGGTACCCCACGACCGGGTGCGGCTGGAGCTCTACCGCCGGCTTTCCGCCTGCGGCGAGCCGCATGACGTGGTGGAGATCGAGCGGGAGATCGAAGACCGTTTCGGCAAACCCGACCTGCCCACGCGGCAGTTTCTTGACCTTGTCACCATCAAAGTCCTGGCGGCCAAAAAGGGTGTCGAGCGCATCATGAACTACAACGAAAACATCACGATTCAGTATAATGAGGAGAAAAAAGAGCATCTCAAAGCCCGCAGCCGGGATGACGACGACCTGATCGACACGGTGCTCAAAGCCTTGAGGAAATAG
- a CDS encoding polymer-forming cytoskeletal protein, protein MGIFHRNDRAHGGAGRTSVIAPGTTIRGDIRSDGGIHIDGTVIGNVEAATYIIVAGGARVEGDLHAREVYLGGEVQGDIWAVEVDMLDKGRCLGKIEAIRLNEDRG, encoded by the coding sequence ATGGGAATCTTTCACCGCAATGATCGGGCACATGGCGGCGCAGGCCGTACCTCCGTCATCGCCCCCGGCACCACGATAAGAGGCGACATCAGAAGCGACGGCGGCATCCACATCGACGGTACCGTCATCGGGAATGTGGAGGCGGCGACCTATATCATCGTCGCCGGCGGCGCCCGGGTGGAGGGGGACCTGCATGCCAGAGAGGTCTACCTCGGCGGTGAAGTGCAGGGGGACATCTGGGCCGTGGAGGTCGATATGCTGGACAAGGGCCGCTGCCTTGGAAAGATCGAAGCGATACGTCTCAACGAGGATAGAGGATGA